One window of the Triticum dicoccoides isolate Atlit2015 ecotype Zavitan chromosome 3B, WEW_v2.0, whole genome shotgun sequence genome contains the following:
- the LOC119277457 gene encoding abscisic acid receptor PYL4-like has product MPYAAARPSPQQHSRISSGCKALVAHGAAVPGEVALYHEHAAGAGQCCSAVVQAIAAPVEAVWSVVRRFDRPQAYKRFIKSCRVVDGDGGAVGSVREVRVVSGLPGTSSRERLEILDDERRVLSFRIVGGEHRLANYRSVTTVNEVASTVAAGAPRVTLVVESYVVDVPPGNTSDETRLFVDTIVRCNLQSLARTAEQLALAVPHVN; this is encoded by the coding sequence ATGCCGTATGCAGCTGCCCGGCCGTCGCCTCAGCAGCACAGCCGGATCAGCTCCGGCTGTAAGGCGTTGGTGGCGCACGGCGCAGCAGTGCCCGGCGAGGTGGCGCTGTACCATGAGCACGCGGCCGGCGCGGGGCAGTGCTGCTCGGCCGTGGTGCAGGCGATCGCGGCGCCCGTGGAGGCGGTGTGGTCGGTCGTGCGGCGCTTCGACCGGCCGCAGGCGTACAAGCGCTTCATCAAGAGCTGCCGCGTggtggacggcgacggcggcgcggtggGGTCGGTGCGGGAGGTGCGCGTGGTCTCCGGCCTGCCTGGCACGAGCAGCCGCGAGCGGCTCGAGATTCTGGACGACGAGCGGCGGGTGCTCAGCTTCCGGATCGTGGGCGGTGAGCACCGCCTCGCCAATTACCGGTCCGTGACCACCGTGAACGAGGTGGCGTCGACggtggcggccggggcgccgcgggTGACTCTGGTGGTCGAGTCGTACGTGGTGGACGTGCCGCCTGGGAACACCAGCGACGAGACGCGCCTGTTCGTGGACACCATCGTGCGGTGTAACCTCCAGTCGCTGGCGCGCACGGCGGAGCAACTCGCGCTGGCTGTGCCGCACGTCAACTGA